In one Neobacillus sp. CF12 genomic region, the following are encoded:
- a CDS encoding glycosyltransferase gives MKVTMVVVLYKLKPEESKTFRTLTQIMNSTSNPFKDIELILYDNSPDKHDFTPPQHEGIHMTYYHDPRNLGIATAYNHAWSVAKGNHSQWLLLLDHDTELTQEYFHSILSLDNIPENVVAVVPKINSENTMISPVYSHSLRPLKDERPTPGIQDKPVMAINSGAFVSVQFLNEINGFNEDFALDYLDHWLFYKIYEKNRKVYLVDVELEHELSVLDYSRVSLQRYQSILDSEVNFYQNFKKDLLPKYRTQLAKRFLKQMLTVKNKEIAMQTLKRFFSL, from the coding sequence ATGAAAGTAACCATGGTAGTAGTTTTGTACAAGCTCAAGCCCGAGGAAAGTAAAACCTTTCGAACGCTTACTCAAATCATGAATTCAACTAGTAATCCTTTTAAAGATATTGAGCTTATATTATATGATAACAGTCCGGATAAACATGATTTTACTCCCCCTCAACATGAGGGGATACATATGACGTATTACCATGATCCACGTAATTTAGGAATTGCAACAGCCTATAACCATGCTTGGTCAGTGGCTAAAGGAAATCATAGTCAGTGGCTTCTGTTGCTCGATCATGATACTGAATTAACGCAAGAATACTTTCATTCCATTCTATCCTTAGATAATATTCCTGAGAATGTAGTCGCTGTCGTGCCGAAAATTAATAGTGAAAATACGATGATTTCTCCCGTGTATAGTCACTCTCTAAGACCTTTAAAGGATGAACGGCCAACCCCAGGTATTCAAGATAAGCCTGTCATGGCGATTAACTCAGGTGCATTCGTATCCGTGCAGTTTTTAAATGAGATTAATGGGTTTAATGAGGATTTTGCTTTAGATTATTTAGATCACTGGTTATTTTATAAGATTTATGAAAAAAATCGGAAGGTCTATCTAGTTGATGTTGAATTAGAGCACGAGCTGTCGGTGTTAGATTATTCGAGGGTATCACTGCAACGTTATCAAAGTATTCTAGATTCTGAAGTGAATTTTTATCAGAACTTTAAGAAGGATCTGCTTCCGAAATATCGAACTCAATTGGCAAAACGCTTTCTTAAGCAAATGCTGACAGTTAAAAATAAAGAAATAGCCATGCAAACGTTAAAAAGGTTTTTTTCGCTTTAA
- a CDS encoding O-antigen ligase family protein, with amino-acid sequence MNRFEKTLLTILFVELFVGGGGRLIDFGVLSIRQVLFLLLMVTFVYRIVKEKAYFNKDINTLIRFNPVTIGVYALIAWFVVSAAIGFFNNHPVSIIVMDFFRVSYVALYFPLAYYISNERFTLNRIITLLKYSALAVAIFTITVDLLGKTVFAADFYPFYVFMNTIMNDDLFFRPSNGVFYKSHFFVLIGLILSLNHLLNKNYRKLDIAIVILSSISILWSETRGFLLAFMLSVLMIIILDVKVIVDPIKGLSRKFKKLLQSQQFIKKFVMCVIVLVAVPFMYKYMTLERFEVATVEQTPDAEVEVQPEVNDVSVNARMEFIVASKEILVQPVYLIFGTGYGSGVAGRTDGLEMSFLDILVEQGIIGLAIWCFLFLMIYLNYYYAYKKGQKLTTLEVSLLSSFMGVLLLTNINPFINNPIGISFFLIMLVASQSKKEMRASEELQ; translated from the coding sequence ATGAATAGGTTTGAAAAAACATTACTAACTATACTATTCGTTGAGTTATTTGTTGGCGGTGGAGGAAGGCTAATTGATTTTGGTGTTCTTTCTATTCGTCAGGTTTTATTTTTACTGTTAATGGTGACATTTGTTTATCGAATTGTGAAAGAAAAGGCGTACTTTAATAAAGATATTAATACATTGATACGATTTAACCCTGTTACGATAGGGGTTTATGCACTTATCGCCTGGTTTGTTGTCAGTGCTGCTATAGGATTTTTTAATAATCATCCTGTTTCAATTATCGTTATGGACTTTTTTAGGGTTTCGTATGTGGCTCTGTATTTCCCGTTAGCCTACTATATTTCGAATGAACGGTTTACGCTAAACCGTATTATTACGCTTCTAAAGTATAGCGCGCTTGCAGTAGCAATTTTTACGATAACAGTTGATTTATTAGGGAAAACGGTTTTTGCTGCTGACTTTTATCCTTTCTATGTATTCATGAACACGATCATGAATGATGATTTATTCTTCCGTCCAAGCAATGGCGTGTTTTATAAGAGTCACTTCTTTGTTTTAATTGGCCTTATTCTTTCGCTTAATCATCTTTTGAATAAAAACTACCGTAAACTTGATATTGCTATTGTGATTCTGTCCTCTATCTCCATTTTATGGTCAGAAACACGAGGTTTTTTACTTGCCTTTATGTTAAGTGTCTTAATGATCATTATTTTAGATGTTAAGGTTATTGTTGACCCCATTAAAGGGTTATCACGGAAGTTTAAGAAATTGCTTCAATCACAACAATTTATAAAAAAGTTTGTCATGTGTGTGATCGTACTCGTTGCGGTACCGTTTATGTATAAATACATGACGCTAGAACGTTTTGAGGTTGCCACTGTAGAGCAAACGCCAGATGCAGAGGTGGAAGTACAACCTGAAGTGAATGATGTCAGTGTGAATGCAAGGATGGAATTTATTGTTGCTTCCAAAGAAATTTTAGTCCAACCAGTCTATCTTATCTTTGGTACAGGATATGGATCAGGAGTTGCTGGAAGAACAGATGGCCTGGAGATGAGTTTTCTCGATATTTTAGTGGAACAAGGAATCATTGGACTAGCCATTTGGTGTTTCTTATTTTTAATGATTTACCTAAACTATTATTATGCTTATAAAAAAGGGCAAAAACTAACAACATTGGAAGTTTCTCTCTTGTCTTCCTTTATGGGTGTTTTGCTATTAACAAATATCAATCCATTCATTAATAATCCAATTGGAATTAGTTTCTTTCTCATCATGCTTGTCGCATCACAATCAAAGAAAGAAATGAGAGCAAGTGAGGAGTTACAATGA